The Carboxydothermus pertinax sequence TGGATGAAGCGTTGACGGATTTTATAAACCCAGCGAGGAGAAACACCGACAATTTTAGCCACTTCGGAGACAGGGTATTTTTCTAAAAGGGAAATAATCAACTGAACAGGAGCAGTGGGATTACCAGAAGATTTAAGTTTTTGGTATAATTTCATTAGGTGGGTGTCCCTCCTTTTTGGTTTTTAGTTTTTTCCCACTTTAATAATACCCGAGGGATACCCACCTTTTTCAATGCCTGTTTTAGCTTAAAAAAATATTGTGAACGATTCTCTGGCCTATCTACA is a genomic window containing:
- a CDS encoding helix-turn-helix domain-containing protein; amino-acid sequence: MKLYQKLKSSGNPTAPVQLIISLLEKYPVSEVAKIVGVSPRWVYKIRQRFIQSNGSLSACILKKGPKNPMPNRTPKYIEDLVVELAKATNF